One window of Dehalobacterium formicoaceticum genomic DNA carries:
- a CDS encoding 4'-phosphopantetheinyl transferase family protein: MSGDQMQQRLRDQCFSLPAAPYLWLVDVLDYYRDLDIIEDFLSSEESERRGKIPNIQMQQLFSLRKGLTRMILADFFQQDPREIQYQYDNVGKPFIDRREFGGYSFNLAHTGRYLLLGIGEEGEIGVDVERVNPSRRTDLMGGTVFSPEELSSYKSYDSSSRLRSFYKTWVQKEAVSKALGLGMALGFTSVTLRSNPRFQAEDYQIQISLERGPLPFHISVREKNDIFLAVAAI; encoded by the coding sequence ATGTCAGGAGATCAGATGCAGCAGCGGTTGCGGGATCAGTGTTTCTCCCTGCCGGCAGCACCCTACCTTTGGTTGGTGGATGTCCTGGATTATTATCGGGACTTGGACATAATTGAAGATTTTCTCTCCTCGGAGGAGAGTGAGAGAAGGGGTAAAATTCCCAACATCCAAATGCAACAATTGTTTTCTTTGCGCAAGGGGCTGACCCGCATGATTCTCGCCGATTTTTTTCAGCAGGACCCCAGGGAGATCCAATATCAGTATGACAATGTGGGTAAGCCCTTTATCGACCGGCGGGAATTCGGGGGATATTCCTTTAATCTTGCCCATACAGGGAGATACTTACTGCTGGGCATTGGCGAAGAAGGGGAGATCGGGGTGGATGTTGAACGAGTCAATCCCAGCAGACGAACGGATTTGATGGGGGGGACTGTTTTCTCTCCCGAAGAGCTATCATCATACAAAAGCTATGATTCATCCTCCCGCCTGCGCTCCTTTTATAAAACATGGGTACAAAAGGAGGCGGTGAGTAAAGCTTTAGGCCTGGGAATGGCTTTAGGTTTTACCTCTGTAACCCTACGCTCTAATCCCCGTTTTCAGGCAGAAGATTATCAGATTCAGATCAGCCTGGAACGGGGGCCCCTTCCCTTCCACATAAGTGTAAGAGAAAAAAATGATATTTTTTTGGCAGTGGCAGCTATCTAA
- a CDS encoding class I SAM-dependent methyltransferase encodes MEQSEEMHRKVSQANVDYYNKCAKQYEVIEETIFARENEERVHGIIKELGGKYEQGSLLDVGCGTGNILRFALQHFKEVTGTDISAEMLERSRQYTDRLVQADASQLPFDHDSFHVVTAYSVLHHLYDPFPVIQEMYRVCKKGGVVFTDNDPNGYFQKRFKWYKNLRKKLYKKKYDQSLPDEGSAFQEDMKLAEYHHYYADGLDAQRIKNMFEKAGFAEVNVMFRFHPRPNLFTKVIKVLLFFEPKEKKCPFLMVMATK; translated from the coding sequence TTGGAGCAAAGTGAGGAGATGCACCGTAAGGTTTCACAAGCCAATGTGGATTATTATAATAAATGTGCCAAGCAATATGAGGTGATTGAGGAAACCATCTTTGCCCGGGAAAATGAGGAGCGGGTTCATGGCATCATCAAAGAATTGGGCGGAAAGTATGAACAGGGCAGCTTATTGGATGTGGGCTGTGGTACCGGAAACATCTTGCGATTTGCCCTACAGCATTTCAAAGAAGTGACAGGGACGGATATTTCTGCGGAAATGCTGGAAAGATCCCGGCAATATACAGATCGTCTCGTCCAAGCTGACGCTTCCCAGCTGCCTTTTGATCATGATTCTTTTCATGTCGTTACAGCATATTCCGTACTGCATCATCTCTATGATCCTTTTCCGGTGATTCAGGAAATGTATCGGGTGTGTAAAAAAGGAGGCGTAGTTTTTACTGATAATGATCCCAACGGTTATTTTCAAAAAAGGTTTAAATGGTATAAAAACCTAAGAAAGAAATTATATAAAAAGAAATATGACCAATCCCTGCCGGATGAAGGGAGCGCCTTTCAGGAAGATATGAAGCTGGCAGAATACCATCATTACTATGCCGACGGACTGGATGCCCAAAGGATCAAAAACATGTTCGAAAAGGCGGGCTTTGCTGAGGTCAATGTGATGTTTCGTTTTCATCCCCGGCCTAACCTATTTACAAAAGTGATTAAGGTCCTTCTATTCTTTGAACCTAAGGAAAAAAAGTGTCCTTTCCTCATGGTTATGGCCACAAAATAG
- a CDS encoding inositol monophosphatase family protein, which yields MIENRQFREIIEQAFNLIGQEGLVGRTDCDQSVESFIFDQLKNLGQDMKIVSEEYGTYVLGEPEITVIVDPIDGSGNLLRGIPIYAVALAVCEGSLDRVSLNDIRYSVIATVFGVFENSREDEMQEQKECTIHNQEALLRCYARDFRMRLLGASTVELCLLAEGSLDGFIEIKGLKSVDLIPTLLILKKHSCFFSDKAGKELVFPLDDPKKNQFSFVAARNKELHQDLLALIEAEEKGADQHG from the coding sequence ATGATTGAAAACAGGCAGTTTAGAGAGATTATTGAGCAAGCGTTTAATTTGATCGGGCAGGAAGGCTTGGTTGGCCGGACAGACTGTGACCAAAGCGTGGAGAGCTTTATTTTTGATCAATTAAAAAACCTGGGACAGGATATGAAGATTGTTTCTGAAGAATATGGTACCTATGTGCTAGGAGAGCCGGAGATTACCGTCATTGTTGATCCTATTGACGGTAGTGGAAATCTGCTGCGGGGGATTCCTATTTATGCAGTAGCCTTGGCCGTGTGTGAGGGATCTTTAGACCGGGTATCCTTGAATGATATTCGTTATAGTGTGATAGCCACGGTTTTCGGTGTTTTTGAGAATAGCCGAGAGGACGAGATGCAGGAGCAAAAAGAATGTACAATTCATAATCAGGAAGCTTTATTGCGCTGCTATGCCCGGGATTTTCGTATGCGGCTTCTGGGTGCTTCCACGGTGGAACTTTGCCTTTTGGCCGAGGGCAGCCTGGATGGTTTTATTGAAATAAAGGGGCTAAAAAGTGTGGATTTGATTCCGACCCTGTTAATTTTAAAGAAACACAGCTGTTTTTTTTCCGATAAAGCAGGAAAGGAGCTCGTCTTTCCCCTGGACGATCCCAAAAAAAATCAATTTTCCTTTGTGGCAGCACGCAATAAGGAGCTTCATCAGGATTTGCTGGCATTGATCGAAGCCGAGGAGAAAGGAGCAGATCAACATGGATAA
- a CDS encoding ATP-grasp domain-containing protein: MDKIRALVTGVGGAAGVGVVQSLREKNIFTLGVNCFALTAGFKLAHDFAVVPLAREENFIPVLLDLCKAKKINVLIPTVDEELILCARNREQFQRIGVKVALGETETIAKCLDKWIFFQELKRYDLPVAQTWSARGECSVSKLNFPLIAKPRMGRGGRGIRIFHGPEGLGDFLALGGDYILQEYVEGEEFSVDTLADFYGQGLVAVPRKRIEVKGGVCWKGCTVHNEQISVAALEISEKLGLKGPACMQLKVSKAGEIKFFEINPRMGGTTSLTRAAGVDIPYLTVKLLMEGTVDPAELRFRKTYISRYFADVFFTEDELPQDVEGELGLL; this comes from the coding sequence ATGGATAAGATCAGAGCATTGGTGACCGGGGTAGGGGGAGCAGCCGGGGTGGGCGTGGTGCAATCCTTGCGGGAAAAGAATATTTTCACCCTGGGTGTTAATTGTTTTGCTCTCACCGCCGGATTTAAACTGGCTCATGATTTTGCTGTAGTTCCTTTGGCGCGGGAGGAAAATTTTATTCCGGTCTTATTGGATTTATGCAAGGCCAAGAAGATTAATGTGCTGATTCCCACCGTTGATGAGGAACTGATCCTGTGTGCCAGGAACAGGGAACAGTTTCAAAGGATTGGGGTTAAGGTGGCACTGGGGGAGACGGAAACTATTGCAAAATGTCTGGATAAATGGATCTTTTTTCAGGAACTAAAAAGATACGATCTGCCCGTAGCCCAAACCTGGTCGGCTCGAGGTGAGTGCTCTGTCAGCAAGCTTAACTTCCCACTGATTGCCAAACCGCGCATGGGGCGAGGCGGCAGGGGTATACGGATTTTTCATGGACCTGAGGGACTGGGTGATTTTTTGGCACTGGGTGGGGACTATATTTTGCAGGAATATGTAGAGGGAGAAGAATTTTCCGTAGATACCTTAGCGGATTTTTATGGTCAAGGTTTGGTTGCTGTGCCCAGAAAACGCATTGAGGTTAAGGGCGGTGTTTGCTGGAAAGGATGTACAGTACATAATGAGCAGATCAGCGTTGCAGCTCTGGAAATTAGTGAGAAATTGGGTCTCAAAGGCCCTGCCTGCATGCAATTGAAGGTAAGCAAAGCAGGAGAAATCAAATTTTTTGAAATCAACCCCCGTATGGGCGGAACCACCAGTCTGACAAGAGCAGCCGGAGTGGACATCCCATATTTGACGGTTAAGCTGCTGATGGAAGGCACTGTTGATCCGGCAGAGCTTCGGTTCAGAAAAACATATATTTCCCGATATTTTGCCGATGTTTTTTTTACAGAGGATGAATTGCCTCAGGATGTGGAAGGAGAATTGGGGCTTTTATAA
- a CDS encoding PIG-L deacetylase family protein, whose amino-acid sequence MKILVIATHPDDEVLGCGGAIAKHVADGDDVYVCIMCSGTSLRYPDQTLAQKRKSDAEKVGYFLGVKEVIFCDFPVIMLDTIPQLEIVTALEKVIFSVQPEVLYTHHPEDINSDHRVVHHACLVWCRSSKTPFLKKVLFYEVFGSNLNFHPNYYITIDQYLALKLESLSFYTTENQVQTRTLDTLEKLAAYRGAEINQGFAEGFVLYREIE is encoded by the coding sequence ATGAAAATATTAGTGATTGCGACCCATCCTGATGATGAAGTATTGGGCTGTGGAGGCGCTATTGCCAAACATGTGGCGGATGGTGATGATGTCTACGTTTGTATTATGTGTTCCGGCACATCTCTGCGCTATCCGGATCAAACTTTGGCGCAAAAACGAAAGTCAGATGCCGAAAAAGTCGGTTATTTCCTGGGCGTGAAAGAAGTCATTTTCTGTGATTTTCCTGTGATCATGCTGGATACCATTCCTCAGCTGGAGATTGTGACAGCCTTGGAAAAAGTGATTTTTTCTGTTCAGCCGGAGGTTCTTTATACTCATCATCCGGAGGACATTAATTCCGATCATCGGGTGGTTCATCATGCCTGTCTTGTTTGGTGCCGCTCTTCGAAGACGCCGTTTTTAAAGAAAGTTCTTTTTTATGAAGTGTTCGGTTCCAATTTAAATTTTCATCCCAATTATTATATTACTATTGATCAGTATCTGGCCTTAAAATTAGAATCCCTTTCGTTTTATACTACAGAAAATCAGGTCCAAACCAGGACTTTAGATACATTAGAAAAATTAGCGGCTTACCGCGGAGCGGAAATTAATCAAGGCTTTGCGGAAGGTTTTGTCCTCTATCGGGAGATTGAATAA
- a CDS encoding NAD-dependent epimerase/dehydratase family protein: MKKTILITGARGFLGRSLIEGMDKTRYEIYALDFFPEEDEDSSHIADYFSRDICRSFQLPRDFDAVIHLAAFNRTNIDSDYDYEQFHRVNVAGTENVVQSCNFRQFIFFSSANIYDKRGLPIDEHSPIKPHSFYERSKYEGEMVCQELIPPEKLVILRPVNITGIKQSMNAIVPFFFRQGMAQQTLEVFVPQNRRIQLLSAHDLVRALDMILSQSGLAGIFNLAGSDNISVKELGEKVVALCRSQSKVICTNSDMEDFSPITADKAKKYFLWQAEDNISAILEDYLRYLISIS; the protein is encoded by the coding sequence ATGAAAAAAACGATTCTTATCACCGGTGCCCGTGGTTTTTTGGGACGAAGCCTGATTGAGGGAATGGATAAAACCCGTTATGAAATATATGCCCTGGATTTTTTCCCCGAAGAAGATGAGGATTCCTCTCATATCGCTGATTATTTTTCTCGGGATATTTGCCGGTCTTTTCAATTGCCCAGGGATTTTGATGCCGTGATCCATTTGGCGGCTTTTAATCGGACCAATATTGACAGTGATTATGATTATGAGCAGTTTCACAGGGTAAATGTTGCAGGTACGGAAAACGTGGTGCAAAGCTGTAATTTCAGACAATTTATCTTTTTCTCCAGCGCCAATATTTATGATAAGCGGGGTCTGCCCATTGATGAACATTCTCCCATCAAGCCTCATTCATTCTATGAACGATCCAAATATGAAGGAGAAATGGTGTGTCAGGAATTAATTCCCCCGGAAAAGCTGGTGATTCTCAGACCGGTGAACATTACCGGAATCAAGCAAAGCATGAACGCCATCGTGCCCTTTTTCTTTCGTCAAGGGATGGCACAGCAAACGTTGGAGGTTTTTGTACCTCAAAACAGGAGGATCCAGCTTTTGTCAGCTCATGATCTGGTGCGGGCTTTGGATATGATCTTATCCCAGTCAGGGCTGGCCGGTATTTTTAATCTGGCCGGTTCTGATAATATTTCCGTTAAGGAACTGGGGGAAAAGGTGGTTGCCTTATGCCGCTCCCAGTCAAAGGTCATATGTACCAACAGTGATATGGAGGATTTTTCCCCAATCACCGCTGACAAGGCAAAAAAATATTTTCTTTGGCAGGCCGAGGATAATATTTCGGCGATTTTGGAGGATTATTTACGTTACTTGATATCTATATCATAA
- a CDS encoding FtsX-like permease family protein, with protein sequence MNILLRFIVKSMLEKKLRTALIIFAVTISASLFFASSSISDNLIEIYMQRVMQTSGNAEILIKPGEDSPAPFVNVNAAEKVRNQTEYIIKGIDRRVNHRLGPKQYDSMNLWGLDLEDYKNLHDLVIIEEKNLRPFTNNKIIISQATAQAYQLKPGDEMEFFINGVRRKFQVAAIAAPAGLFLNESGATYGIAPFDTVSQYVDTGGKPNVIFVKGKDPAQVSALTQELAKHYPRYEVAPPFTEKQFAAQAGVIATPLMLVTVMISFMSIFIIYSSFKVITLQKIPLLGTFRSVGASKKVVHQVMLLESLIYGFLGGILSCVLGVVVLYFLTVTAIPSEMRGLIPVTMHVSPLRMFFTFILANVICFASTLLPIMRVANIPLKEIILNQVSSPVKSKPRRMLLGWVLLFLSILLPFVVPSFLALPGTLAAMFCAFYGMVQVLPQVLQGSTLILGKPFALVFGNMGGLALRNLKGDKSILNSVTLITIGIAILLMVNTVSVNMVTELIDTVGRTMIYDIKVSLPQMGKNHVSVITRNPNVSEVYPIYQTYEVEIEEYQDKISMIDGVNGTDYREYIQVRYLGDQQAMFQKLQEGRNIILTTTFQKRHGLVPGDRMALHLPKGEKEYTVIGFMETMLNAGGFALIGDRYAKMDLAENYFSGVYVNLKAGGDPAAVREELKKALKEDQPEVETTEEFKLAFQKSNQQLMNMLTGFTLVALLIGTVGVVNNLMISFIERKHSIAVFKSVGMSRKQVIIMILAEALCQGLIGGGAGILLGSILVGTMPLSLEVMKMAMPMRHMPDIFHWYLAGAILITVAASLLPALQSSKLQVIQAVKYE encoded by the coding sequence ATGAATATTCTCTTACGTTTTATTGTTAAATCCATGCTGGAAAAAAAATTAAGGACAGCGCTGATCATTTTTGCCGTGACCATTTCTGCATCTTTGTTTTTCGCTTCCTCGTCCATCTCCGACAATCTTATTGAAATCTATATGCAACGCGTAATGCAGACGTCAGGCAATGCGGAAATCCTCATCAAGCCGGGGGAAGATTCCCCTGCTCCTTTTGTCAATGTAAATGCAGCTGAAAAAGTCAGAAATCAAACGGAATACATCATTAAAGGGATTGACCGCAGGGTAAATCATCGTCTTGGTCCCAAACAATACGATTCGATGAATTTATGGGGTTTGGATCTGGAGGATTATAAAAATCTGCATGACCTTGTGATTATCGAAGAGAAAAATCTCAGACCCTTTACCAATAATAAAATCATTATAAGTCAAGCCACGGCGCAAGCATACCAATTGAAACCGGGGGATGAGATGGAGTTTTTCATCAACGGCGTCAGACGAAAATTTCAGGTAGCGGCCATTGCTGCCCCGGCAGGACTTTTTTTAAATGAGTCCGGGGCCACATACGGGATTGCACCATTTGACACCGTCAGCCAATATGTAGACACTGGGGGTAAGCCCAATGTGATCTTTGTCAAAGGCAAGGACCCGGCACAGGTGTCGGCACTAACCCAGGAGTTAGCCAAACATTATCCCAGATATGAGGTAGCCCCTCCCTTTACGGAAAAGCAATTTGCCGCTCAGGCTGGCGTGATCGCGACCCCGCTAATGTTAGTCACGGTTATGATCAGTTTTATGAGCATTTTTATAATCTACTCCTCCTTTAAAGTTATTACCCTGCAAAAGATACCCCTTTTGGGCACCTTTCGCAGTGTGGGCGCCAGCAAAAAAGTGGTGCATCAGGTGATGCTTCTGGAAAGCCTGATTTACGGCTTTCTGGGTGGAATCTTATCTTGTGTTCTGGGTGTCGTGGTTTTATATTTCCTGACGGTGACGGCTATTCCCTCAGAAATGCGGGGTTTGATTCCGGTAACCATGCATGTTTCTCCTCTGAGGATGTTTTTCACTTTTATATTGGCTAATGTGATCTGTTTTGCCAGCACCCTTTTGCCTATTATGAGGGTAGCCAATATTCCCCTCAAGGAAATTATTCTGAATCAGGTGTCTTCGCCTGTTAAAAGTAAGCCCAGGAGAATGCTGTTGGGATGGGTGCTGCTCTTTTTATCTATACTCTTACCCTTCGTGGTGCCCAGCTTTCTGGCTTTACCCGGCACCCTGGCTGCCATGTTTTGCGCTTTTTACGGCATGGTTCAGGTCCTGCCTCAGGTGTTACAGGGCAGCACTCTGATCCTCGGAAAACCCTTTGCCTTGGTATTTGGTAATATGGGAGGGCTGGCATTAAGAAATCTAAAAGGGGATAAGAGCATCCTGAATAGTGTGACATTGATTACCATAGGAATTGCAATTTTATTGATGGTGAATACGGTGAGTGTAAATATGGTCACTGAACTGATCGATACCGTGGGGCGAACTATGATATATGACATTAAGGTTTCTTTGCCTCAAATGGGGAAAAACCATGTGAGTGTCATCACCAGAAATCCTAACGTGAGCGAGGTTTATCCTATCTATCAGACCTATGAGGTGGAAATTGAGGAGTATCAAGATAAAATCAGCATGATTGACGGGGTGAATGGAACAGATTACCGGGAGTATATTCAGGTACGCTATCTGGGGGATCAACAAGCTATGTTCCAGAAATTACAGGAGGGACGCAATATCATTCTGACCACTACCTTCCAAAAAAGGCATGGCTTAGTCCCAGGTGACCGGATGGCGCTTCATCTGCCCAAGGGTGAAAAGGAATACACCGTAATTGGATTTATGGAAACGATGTTGAATGCGGGAGGTTTTGCTTTAATTGGTGACCGCTATGCCAAAATGGACTTGGCAGAAAATTATTTTTCCGGAGTTTATGTGAATCTGAAAGCTGGAGGGGATCCGGCGGCAGTGCGGGAAGAACTGAAAAAAGCTCTAAAAGAAGACCAACCTGAGGTTGAGACCACGGAGGAATTTAAACTGGCCTTTCAAAAAAGCAACCAGCAGTTGATGAATATGCTGACCGGGTTTACTTTGGTAGCTTTGCTCATTGGTACGGTGGGGGTAGTGAACAACCTGATGATTAGTTTTATCGAAAGAAAACACAGCATTGCGGTTTTTAAATCTGTAGGAATGAGCAGGAAGCAGGTCATCATCATGATTTTGGCCGAGGCTCTTTGTCAAGGGCTGATTGGCGGAGGTGCCGGTATCTTGTTAGGGAGTATTTTGGTGGGCACGATGCCTCTTAGTCTGGAAGTGATGAAGATGGCTATGCCCATGCGCCATATGCCGGATATTTTTCATTGGTATTTAGCAGGAGCTATTCTCATCACGGTGGCCGCTTCTTTGCTCCCAGCCTTGCAGTCATCAAAATTACAGGTCATACAGGCTGTTAAATATGAATAA
- a CDS encoding ABC transporter ATP-binding protein codes for MNKNTAQQMGSEQLNIIEATGVYKSYPLGEVQVDVLMDINLNIKQGGFYSIMGPSGSGKSTLLYLLGGLDKPTKGSIRVKGKELVGMEDEEESKMRRREMGFVFQFYNLIPNLSVEENIMLPILLDGKKIKDYEKDLREILEVVGLEDRGKFTPRELSGGQQQRVAIARALINRPDLILADEPIGNLDSKTGTEIMTLFQKINLQQGKTIIQVTHSQEAAGYGTHLISVRDGRIC; via the coding sequence ATGAATAAAAATACAGCACAACAGATGGGCAGTGAACAGTTAAATATCATTGAAGCCACCGGCGTCTATAAAAGCTATCCCTTAGGGGAAGTCCAGGTAGACGTCTTGATGGACATCAATTTAAATATTAAGCAGGGCGGTTTTTACTCGATCATGGGTCCTTCCGGCTCCGGAAAAAGTACTTTGCTGTATTTACTAGGCGGGCTGGACAAACCGACCAAAGGCAGCATCAGGGTCAAAGGCAAGGAATTGGTTGGAATGGAAGATGAGGAGGAAAGTAAGATGAGAAGGCGGGAGATGGGATTTGTTTTTCAGTTTTACAATCTGATCCCTAATTTGAGTGTGGAAGAAAATATTATGCTGCCGATTTTGTTGGATGGGAAGAAAATCAAGGATTATGAAAAGGATTTGCGAGAGATTTTAGAGGTTGTGGGCTTGGAGGATAGAGGTAAATTCACGCCTCGGGAATTATCCGGTGGGCAGCAGCAAAGGGTGGCGATTGCCAGAGCATTGATCAACCGTCCTGATTTGATCTTGGCGGATGAGCCCATCGGCAATCTGGACAGTAAAACAGGGACAGAAATCATGACGCTTTTTCAAAAAATTAATCTGCAACAAGGGAAAACCATTATTCAGGTCACTCACTCCCAGGAGGCGGCCGGTTATGGAACCCATCTTATCTCGGTGCGGGATGGACGAATATGTTAA
- a CDS encoding HlyD family secretion protein, which produces MLIIQDQPGGGKMKKCLTVLLLMVSLIGTSCSNGDGETAGGTEETVTSAEPGIEVFGEVVVENTKEIMIDFPAAVEEIYVTEGQTVSKGDPLIRLNFEQYRNEIEQMKKEISLRALEYQSKVGDVSAREKELQRLKNEKSTKSAGLSKGTDPELKRLQAELDRAKQAAADAKNDFEINQELFDAGALPQVELDRSKSAYLEQTQVQESCVQTLAKAKSNLAEELRILDTTIASLETEISQAGKDNQSARDQQSLNEEMLRLRVRSMEEKISKSYFSGNDIISDLDQGVIAQINCVTGNVLGEGNDTSILRIMDMGSIQVVADVPEEFIDEVQLGAQCEITSYHDKLNTFTGKIKKISDLALPQEGEKIIKVYIDVMEGKEALKPGFSVDVKFQGDKS; this is translated from the coding sequence ATGTTAATCATTCAAGATCAACCAGGTGGTGGAAAAATGAAAAAATGTCTGACAGTTCTCTTATTGATGGTATCTTTAATCGGGACATCATGCAGTAACGGCGATGGGGAAACAGCGGGTGGTACGGAGGAAACCGTTACCTCGGCAGAACCGGGTATTGAGGTTTTTGGTGAAGTGGTGGTGGAAAATACAAAGGAAATCATGATTGATTTTCCCGCTGCTGTGGAGGAGATTTATGTAACAGAAGGGCAAACTGTGAGCAAGGGTGATCCCCTGATTCGTCTTAATTTTGAACAGTATCGAAACGAAATTGAACAAATGAAAAAAGAAATATCCCTGAGAGCTTTGGAATATCAAAGCAAGGTGGGGGATGTAAGTGCCCGGGAAAAAGAGCTGCAACGGTTGAAGAATGAAAAAAGCACAAAAAGTGCAGGATTATCAAAGGGCACCGACCCAGAACTAAAGAGGCTGCAGGCGGAATTGGATCGGGCCAAACAAGCCGCAGCAGATGCCAAAAATGATTTTGAAATCAATCAGGAGCTTTTTGACGCCGGCGCCTTACCTCAGGTGGAGTTGGACCGATCGAAAAGCGCATATCTGGAACAGACTCAGGTTCAGGAATCCTGTGTTCAAACCTTGGCAAAGGCAAAAAGCAACTTGGCAGAAGAGCTGAGGATCTTAGACACGACCATAGCCTCATTAGAGACAGAAATATCCCAGGCCGGAAAGGACAATCAATCCGCCCGGGATCAGCAAAGTCTGAACGAAGAGATGCTAAGGCTGAGGGTTCGGTCCATGGAGGAAAAAATCAGCAAAAGTTATTTTTCCGGGAATGATATTATATCAGATCTGGATCAGGGTGTGATAGCTCAAATTAATTGCGTGACGGGCAATGTCCTGGGAGAAGGGAATGACACCAGTATTTTGCGCATCATGGATATGGGCAGTATTCAGGTTGTTGCTGATGTGCCGGAAGAATTTATTGATGAAGTTCAGCTTGGCGCCCAGTGTGAAATTACCTCTTACCATGATAAATTAAACACCTTTACAGGTAAAATCAAAAAAATATCAGATTTGGCGCTGCCCCAGGAAGGGGAAAAAATCATTAAGGTATACATTGATGTGATGGAAGGGAAAGAAGCACTGAAACCCGGGTTTAGCGTAGATGTTAAATTTCAAGGAGATAAAAGTTAA
- a CDS encoding SGNH/GDSL hydrolase family protein, translated as MMSDGMVKKLLCLGDSITKGIFSSNYLNLAQEMLQEADIKIINGGVNGDLSYTLNQRLESALEYAPDYITLLIGTNDILISSFDKIRNMAVKGKKLKKGYVTTKEAHIREVAMILSQIKKKSQIKVALFSIPILGEEINSLVNQRIFDYNEGLRHLAAQEDIVYLDLYTMQRNYLEKSPQIPGIIVNEDIYNQIYLAFMKHFFLRWSWDKISNRNKMQLTIEGVHLNSVSAEMAARLIYDFINKGDD; from the coding sequence ATGATGTCAGATGGCATGGTGAAAAAACTCCTATGTTTGGGAGATAGCATTACGAAGGGAATTTTTAGCAGTAATTATCTAAATTTAGCACAAGAGATGCTTCAAGAGGCAGATATTAAGATCATCAATGGCGGAGTAAACGGAGATTTATCTTATACACTAAATCAGAGGCTAGAGTCAGCCTTGGAGTATGCACCCGATTATATAACTCTTTTAATTGGTACTAATGATATTTTAATCAGCAGTTTTGATAAAATTCGTAACATGGCTGTAAAAGGGAAAAAGCTTAAAAAAGGTTATGTAACTACAAAGGAGGCCCATATCCGGGAAGTTGCTATGATTCTGTCTCAAATCAAAAAGAAATCTCAGATCAAGGTGGCTCTTTTTTCCATTCCTATTTTGGGTGAGGAGATAAATAGTTTGGTAAATCAGCGGATTTTTGATTACAATGAAGGACTCCGTCACTTGGCAGCACAAGAAGATATTGTTTACTTGGATTTGTATACCATGCAAAGGAACTATTTGGAGAAAAGTCCACAAATCCCTGGAATTATCGTTAATGAAGATATTTATAATCAGATTTATCTGGCTTTTATGAAACATTTTTTTCTAAGATGGTCATGGGACAAGATATCCAATCGTAATAAGATGCAGCTTACCATTGAAGGTGTTCATTTGAATTCGGTATCTGCCGAAATGGCTGCACGATTAATCTATGATTTTATTAATAAGGGAGACGACTAA